A single region of the Brachypodium distachyon strain Bd21 chromosome 3, Brachypodium_distachyon_v3.0, whole genome shotgun sequence genome encodes:
- the LOC100841441 gene encoding putative F-box protein At2g02030 yields MEDNNDKLLDEKNEAGQAHPQDFALPQDIQHLILASLPGRLVLKRRRVCRFWRDCIEEPGFIDRHLSNALRFHKSIACFTSVDGGLVHMYTFDPTTMNFKSMDLVFSCRFQMSGPCNGLVCSYDLKGAPEVFNPTTRKHLELPVSEIQSQSLFSEYFLGFVQSTKQYKVVGVCHRVRSLTFEVCTVGTLSWRAVRESADLLKSTKAVIVNDVMHWLLLDEASSHFTRKILLLNLTDEKFSETSVPDAVKDRDLELFEGEGKLHLWSNAGKGSASTVSEIWVANSTCQVWMHMHTIYFPIPAGMRPLFLHKKKLFYSDQIRFSYFDLQDGSDYYVSMPFGESIISSGVFVESFLVPSVTGLVNSTTSAQSSHHGAGSSSVGPGNSSALTGWSLPKVFQSFKQAKRKVNMEWRMTRVA; encoded by the coding sequence ATGGAAGACAACAATGACAAGCTTCTTGATGAGAAAAATGAAGCAGGACAGGCCCATCCACAGGATTTCGCTCTTCCTCAGGATATCCAGCACCTTATTCTTGCTTCCCTACCTGGTAGGCTTGTTCTCAAGCGTCGCAGAGTGTGCAGGTTCTGGCGAGACTGCATTGAAGAACCTGGTTTCATCGACCGTCACCTCAGCAATGCTCTGCGCTTCCACAAGTCCATTGCTTGCTTTACCTCTGTTGATGGCGGTCTTGTCCACATGTACACGTTTGATCCCACCACGATGAACTTCAAAAGCATGGATCTCGTGTTCTCGTGTAGGTTTCAGATGTCAGGCCCCTGCAACGGCTTGGTGTGCTCCTATGATCTAAAAGGTGCTCCTGAGGTCTTCAATCCAACAACAAGGAAGCATCTGGAACTGCCAGTTTCAGAAATCCAGTCGCAGAGCCTTTTTTCAGAATATTTTCTTGGATTTGTGCAGTCGACAAAACAGTACAAGGTGGTTGGTGTCTGCCACCGGGTGCGGTCCTTGACATTTGAGGTATGCACTGTTGGCACGCTGTCATGGAGGGCGGTACGTGAATCTGCAGACCTCCTGAAGTCAACAAAGGCCGTCATTGTTAATGATGTCATGCATTGGCTACTTCTTGATGAGGCATCCTCCCATTTTACTCGGAAGATCTTGTTGTTGAACCTGACAGATGAGAAGTTCTCAGAAACTTCTGTTCCAGATGCTGTAAAGGACCGTGATTTGGAACTATTTGAGGGCGAGGGAAAGCTCCATTTATGGTCCAATGCCGGTAAGGGCTCAGCATCTACAGTCTCGGAGATTTGGGTGGCAAACTCGACCTGCCAAGTCTGGATGCACATGCACACCATCTATTTTCCAATACCTGCAGGCATGAGGCCACTTTTCTTGCACAAGAAAAAGCTCTTCTATAGTGATCAAATAAGATTCAGCTACTTTGATCTTCAGGATGGGAGTGATTACTATGTCTCCATGCCTTTTGGTGAGTCTATCATATCGTCTGGGGTTTTTGTGGAGAGCTTTCTTGTACCTTCTGTCACTGGCTTAGTGAACTCCACAACATCAGCGCAGAGTTCTCACCATGGTGCTGGCTCATCCTCAGTAGGCCCTGGAAATTCATCTGCCCTCACTGGATGGT